Genomic window (Spirosoma sp. KCTC 42546):
TAATCCAGAACCAGAGTACAAACTGAATATTGGCATCGGCAAAGTTGCGGTAGTGTAACTCAACCGGAAAGGTTGGCAATACAAACGGTAGCGCGTTAACCGCTGCTTTGGCCAGTCGCTGGGCTGTTGCCATATCGTCGAGATACGAGATACCCGCAGCCAATTCAATGCGTCGCTGACCAATTCGGGAGAAATTGGTGATGGGTTTCTGGAAAACATCTTTGCTTGGAATCTCAACGGTTTGTCCCTGGCCATTATCCATCACAATGGAGCGCAGTTTAATATCCAACACTTTTCCCGTATAACCGTTTGTTTCGACTGTATCGCCAACCTGAATGGGGCGGGCCAGCGCGATCATTGCGCCCGAAATAAAATTGGTCGTTAAATCCTGAAAAGCGAATCCAACGGCTAGCGCAATAACCCCTGCTCCAGCCAGTAAGGACGTTACCGTTTTGTCTAAACCTAATACGCCCAGCGCAACAAATAGCCCAATAGACAGAACTACGACCCGCATGACTGCCCCGGTCAGGTTAATTAGGGAGACGTTATTGCTAACCCGATCCAGCCCCTGCACAACCCATCGGCTCATCCAGCGCGATAGGAACGTAAAGAAAACAAGTAGCAACAGCGCTACCGCTAATTTGGGTGTGTAGCGGATGGCAGTACGAATCCAGGTCGAGAGTTCTCCGTAAATAAGCCCGGCAGCCTGCGTAAAATTCATTTTATAATCGACTAGTGATACGACTAGAACGACACAGTTTTGCTTAGTGTTTCATCAGTAAACCGAATCACCGTACCTTTGCAAGGTAGACAAACCTCATCGACAATGACACCCACCACTGCTATTTACCTGGATAACGCTGCAACCACCCGGCTCGACCCCAACGTGTTAGAGGCTATGTTGCCCCTAATGACCGAGCATTTTGGCAATCCATCCTCTATTCATAGCCATGGCCGGGCAGTACGCACCGCCATCGAAAAAGCACGTAAAACGGTAGCGTCACTACTAAATACATCACCTGCCGAAATTTTCTTTACATCGGGCGGGACCGAAGCTGATAACACGGCCATTCGGAGTAGCATTGAAACTTACGGGCTAACCCACGCTATTACCTCACCCCTGGAGCACCATGCGGTGTTGCATACACTCCAGCATTTGGCCGAACAGGGAACCATTCAACTCAGCCTTGTCGATATTGATGAAAAAGGCCATATTGATCTGGCTCACCTGGAAGAATTACTACGCATGAGCCCCCGCTCGCTGGTGTCGCTCATGCATGGCAATAATGAAATTGCCAACCTGTTGAATTTGAATCGGGTAGGGGAGTTGTGTCGGGCTTACGATGCTATCTTTCATTCCGATACCGTGCAGACGATGGGCCATTTTCGCCACGACCTACAGCAGCTACCCGTCGATTTTATTGTGGGAGCAGGCCATAAATTTCATGGACCCAAAGGGGTTGGTTTTCTATACGTTAATGCCGATCGGGTGAAAATCCACCCGTTTGTGTATGGAGGAGCGCAGGAGCGCAACATGCGGGGTGGCACAGAAAATGTATACGGCATTGTTGGACTGGCGAAAGCCCTGGAAATTGCTTACCATGATATGGATGCGCACCAGCAGCACATTACGGGTTTGAAACGCCGGATGATCGACCAGTTACGGGCAAAAATGCCGGATGTCCAGTTCAACGGCGATTCGGCGGATATAGAGAATAGCTTATACACGGTACTGAACGTGAGTTTGCCCGCATCAGATATGAGCGACATGCTTTTGTTTAGTTTAGATATTGCCCGTATTTCGGCTTCGGGAGGCTCGGCTTGTTCGAGTGGTTCCAGCGTGGGATCGCACGTGTTGGCTGCACTGCCGGGACTGGATTCGGAGCGAGGCTATGTCCGATTTTCATTCGGAAAATATAATACAGCGGAGGAAATTGATTACGCTGTTGATACGCTGGTCGGGTTGTACCAGAAGGAACTTGTGAAATAAGAAGCGATACTGGTTTGGATGATCCATTTGAATGGATCATCCAAACCGATACTACCACAACCAGGCTATGGTGCTTTTA
Coding sequences:
- a CDS encoding mechanosensitive ion channel family protein, producing the protein MNFTQAAGLIYGELSTWIRTAIRYTPKLAVALLLLVFFTFLSRWMSRWVVQGLDRVSNNVSLINLTGAVMRVVVLSIGLFVALGVLGLDKTVTSLLAGAGVIALAVGFAFQDLTTNFISGAMIALARPIQVGDTVETNGYTGKVLDIKLRSIVMDNGQGQTVEIPSKDVFQKPITNFSRIGQRRIELAAGISYLDDMATAQRLAKAAVNALPFVLPTFPVELHYRNFADANIQFVLWFWINPTTTNSQMALSEAMITVKKVFDENQILIVFAGQTFDLKQKLATNQTTTTDSK
- a CDS encoding cysteine desulfurase family protein; translation: MTPTTAIYLDNAATTRLDPNVLEAMLPLMTEHFGNPSSIHSHGRAVRTAIEKARKTVASLLNTSPAEIFFTSGGTEADNTAIRSSIETYGLTHAITSPLEHHAVLHTLQHLAEQGTIQLSLVDIDEKGHIDLAHLEELLRMSPRSLVSLMHGNNEIANLLNLNRVGELCRAYDAIFHSDTVQTMGHFRHDLQQLPVDFIVGAGHKFHGPKGVGFLYVNADRVKIHPFVYGGAQERNMRGGTENVYGIVGLAKALEIAYHDMDAHQQHITGLKRRMIDQLRAKMPDVQFNGDSADIENSLYTVLNVSLPASDMSDMLLFSLDIARISASGGSACSSGSSVGSHVLAALPGLDSERGYVRFSFGKYNTAEEIDYAVDTLVGLYQKELVK